The proteins below come from a single Arthrobacter crystallopoietes genomic window:
- a CDS encoding aminotransferase class I/II-fold pyridoxal phosphate-dependent enzyme: protein MTTTQSGVQTSGAPGTAASKRAAAIAAIPSYQLINSFLNNSLYARRKFEPTACDFGFGNPHQMPQEEYVTALRDVLTPRNNEWFAYKTNLPEAQDAAAASLQRLLDVPFEPEHIYLSTGGFTAIALALKAVTDPGDEVIYSLPPWFCYEPILVESGLTPVKVKINTETFDLDLDAIGAAITPRTRVVIVNSPNNPTGRIYPPELLMKLAALLEDASARNGRRIYLVSDEAYNRIVYDGLRFHSPAEFYPFTMLAYSYGKTHLAPGERIGYLALPPTMPDRDQLQAVIQALQLATGWVYPNATLQYALPQLETFSIDVGRLQRKRDVMVDALAGMGYKAKRSEGTFYLYIESPVPDDVAFTERLAAKDVFVFPGIMFETPGFFRISLTANEDMIERSLPIFRTALKEAASTG, encoded by the coding sequence ATGACCACCACACAATCCGGTGTACAGACTTCCGGGGCACCGGGAACTGCAGCTTCGAAACGGGCAGCGGCCATCGCAGCCATCCCGTCGTACCAACTGATCAACTCGTTCCTGAACAACTCGCTTTATGCGCGCCGCAAGTTCGAGCCGACCGCTTGCGATTTCGGCTTCGGCAATCCCCATCAGATGCCCCAGGAAGAGTATGTGACTGCGTTGCGGGACGTGCTGACACCGCGGAACAACGAATGGTTTGCGTACAAGACCAACCTGCCGGAGGCGCAGGATGCTGCGGCAGCTTCACTGCAGCGGCTCCTGGACGTGCCCTTCGAGCCCGAGCACATCTATCTCTCCACCGGAGGCTTCACTGCCATCGCACTGGCGTTGAAGGCCGTGACCGATCCCGGTGACGAGGTCATCTATAGCCTGCCGCCGTGGTTCTGCTACGAGCCGATACTCGTGGAGTCCGGGCTGACGCCGGTGAAGGTCAAGATCAACACCGAGACTTTTGACCTCGACCTAGACGCGATCGGCGCGGCCATCACACCGCGGACGCGTGTGGTGATCGTCAACTCCCCCAACAATCCCACCGGCCGCATCTACCCGCCGGAACTGTTGATGAAATTGGCCGCCCTGCTGGAAGATGCCTCGGCCCGGAACGGCCGCCGCATCTATCTTGTCTCCGACGAGGCCTACAACCGGATCGTCTACGACGGCCTGCGCTTTCACAGTCCGGCGGAGTTCTACCCGTTCACAATGTTGGCCTATTCGTATGGCAAGACCCATCTCGCTCCCGGCGAGCGGATCGGCTACCTGGCGCTTCCGCCCACGATGCCCGACCGGGACCAGCTCCAAGCTGTCATCCAGGCGCTGCAACTGGCCACGGGCTGGGTCTATCCCAACGCCACCCTGCAATATGCGCTGCCGCAGCTGGAAACGTTCTCCATCGACGTCGGCCGGTTGCAGCGCAAACGTGACGTCATGGTGGATGCCTTGGCGGGGATGGGGTACAAGGCGAAGAGGTCGGAAGGAACTTTTTACCTCTACATCGAATCCCCTGTGCCCGACGACGTGGCTTTCACCGAGAGACTGGCAGCCAAGGATGTCTTCGTCTTTCCGGGCATCATGTTCGAGACGCCGGGCTTCTTCCGCATATCCCTGACGGCCAACGAAGACATGATCGAACGCAGCCTGCCGATCTTCCGCACAGCTCTCAAGGAGGCGGCTTCCACCGGGTAG
- a CDS encoding PLP-dependent aminotransferase family protein: MDVQNRRVSATRLHSMIGPLVEEGPAYASLARGIRRLVTNGRMLHGTVLPSERELVTELGLSRTTVSRAYSELRDRGFATARQGSGTVITVPGGPAAGGQEPMPDGGVELEAAGRHAVDLTCAAPSAPVGMVEHYEAAMAQLPAYISGMGYFPLGLPELRNEIAQLYRRRGLETSPEQIVVTNGALAGFAAVIRAVLPPGSRVLAESPSYPNTIASLRHHGARVSAVPIGPEGTDLEAVGQALRRVQPAAMLCLPDFHNPTGTLLDNEGRERWAWQLDAAKTVGIVDETAVDLWWDAEPDVKPMAIYSDRIVSIGSASKSHWGGLRLGWLRCPRSLQGAVTTMRTSLDLGAPVLEQLVLTRMLQTGNGLPGESRTRIRTERDWLHATLSEQLPGWKANVPPGGLSLWWNLPAPRSTALAEAAARHGVLLAPGSVFAVEDHGLEHWIRTPFALAHEELERAVPGIVAAWHEVA, encoded by the coding sequence ATGGACGTCCAGAACCGGCGGGTCTCCGCCACGCGGCTGCACTCGATGATCGGTCCGCTGGTGGAGGAAGGACCTGCCTATGCCTCGCTGGCCCGCGGCATCCGCCGGTTGGTGACCAATGGGCGGATGCTCCATGGGACGGTCCTTCCAAGCGAGCGCGAACTGGTCACGGAGTTGGGGCTAAGCCGCACCACGGTTTCGCGGGCCTACTCGGAACTGCGGGACCGCGGCTTCGCTACCGCACGCCAGGGGTCCGGCACCGTCATCACGGTTCCCGGCGGTCCGGCAGCGGGCGGCCAGGAACCGATGCCCGACGGCGGTGTCGAGCTGGAAGCAGCCGGCCGCCATGCGGTGGATCTGACCTGTGCGGCGCCATCCGCCCCTGTCGGCATGGTGGAGCACTACGAAGCTGCCATGGCTCAGCTGCCCGCCTACATTTCCGGCATGGGCTACTTCCCTCTCGGTTTGCCCGAACTGCGCAACGAAATCGCCCAGCTGTACCGGCGGCGCGGACTGGAGACCTCGCCGGAACAGATTGTCGTTACCAACGGTGCCTTGGCCGGCTTTGCCGCCGTGATCCGCGCGGTATTGCCTCCCGGTTCCCGGGTGCTGGCGGAAAGTCCCAGCTATCCCAACACCATCGCATCGCTGCGGCACCACGGGGCACGGGTGTCCGCCGTTCCCATCGGCCCTGAAGGAACCGATCTGGAGGCGGTGGGCCAGGCGCTGCGGCGGGTCCAACCGGCGGCGATGCTCTGCCTGCCCGATTTCCACAATCCCACCGGAACCCTGCTGGACAACGAAGGCCGCGAACGCTGGGCATGGCAATTGGACGCGGCCAAGACCGTAGGCATCGTCGATGAGACCGCGGTCGATCTCTGGTGGGACGCCGAGCCCGACGTCAAGCCGATGGCCATTTACTCGGATCGCATCGTCTCCATCGGCAGCGCCAGCAAATCCCATTGGGGAGGGCTGCGGCTGGGCTGGCTCCGCTGCCCCAGGTCACTGCAGGGTGCGGTGACCACCATGCGCACCTCGCTGGACCTCGGTGCTCCCGTGCTCGAACAGCTGGTCCTCACCCGGATGCTCCAGACCGGGAATGGATTACCCGGCGAATCCCGCACCCGTATCCGCACGGAACGGGACTGGCTTCATGCGACGCTCAGTGAACAGCTTCCCGGCTGGAAGGCTAACGTGCCGCCCGGCGGACTCTCGCTGTGGTGGAATCTTCCCGCGCCCCGCTCGACCGCCTTGGCGGAGGCAGCCGCACGTCATGGAGTCTTGCTGGCTCCTGGATCTGTGTTCGCCGTCGAAGACCATGGATTGGAGCACTGGATCCGCACTCCGTTTGCGCTTGCGCACGAGGAGCTGGAACGGGCCGTTCCTGGCATCGTGGCGGCCTGGCATGAGGTGGCCTGA
- a CDS encoding YczE/YyaS/YitT family protein — MSTEASPDTTTDQDIQPTATTPAAAKRRFRGGSIQLSNLSPLEQLKAGRLPRRLVQLFIGLSLYGLAMAAFVRAGVGLDPWDVFHYGIAERINLSLGTVVIIVGFLVLLLWIPLKQWPGLGTVANVVWIGVATDVGLHFIPVADHPLSQWGLFAVALVFNGLAGALYIGSQFGPGPRDGLMTGLHQRTGLSLRLVRTAIELAVLGAGWLLGGIVGFGTLAYALLIGPFTQFFMRWSIVQLDRPSLEPATKQ, encoded by the coding sequence ATGAGCACGGAAGCAAGCCCCGACACCACAACTGACCAAGATATCCAGCCAACGGCGACGACGCCGGCCGCAGCTAAGCGCCGCTTCAGGGGCGGCAGCATCCAGCTCAGCAATCTCAGCCCGCTTGAGCAGCTCAAGGCGGGGCGCCTGCCGCGCCGCTTGGTGCAGCTGTTCATCGGCCTGAGCCTGTACGGGCTGGCGATGGCAGCGTTTGTCCGCGCCGGCGTCGGGCTTGATCCTTGGGACGTGTTCCACTACGGCATCGCCGAACGGATCAACCTCAGCCTCGGAACCGTGGTCATTATTGTGGGTTTCCTGGTCCTGCTGCTCTGGATCCCGCTGAAGCAATGGCCGGGTCTCGGCACTGTCGCCAACGTCGTCTGGATCGGCGTCGCCACGGACGTGGGCCTGCATTTCATTCCCGTGGCAGATCATCCCCTCAGCCAGTGGGGCCTGTTCGCAGTGGCGCTGGTGTTCAATGGGCTGGCCGGAGCGCTCTACATCGGCAGCCAGTTCGGCCCCGGGCCGCGCGATGGGCTCATGACCGGATTGCACCAGCGCACCGGACTCAGCCTGCGGTTGGTCCGCACCGCCATCGAGCTTGCTGTCCTGGGCGCCGGTTGGCTGCTCGGCGGCATCGTCGGTTTCGGCACCCTGGCCTACGCGCTGTTGATCGGACCGTTCACGCAGTTCTTCATGCGCTGGTCCATAGTGCAGTTGGACCGTCCGTCCCTCGAACCGGCAACAAAGCAGTAG
- a CDS encoding HNH endonuclease family protein: protein MAALLLVAGLAVPAEAATVYKASLRSAARALPVAVERNTGYDRDRYFGSWKDTNRDCQNTRAEVLIQESKVRTKYTTSKGCTVRTGKWVTSWDNRTHYSASAVQIDHLVPVHEAWGSGARTWSQTRRVAFYNDLGDGRALSAQTSALNSAKQAKGPEAWMPPKNRCKYVADWVAVKIRWGLKVDSTEKKALIKYADSCAATTITVAKV, encoded by the coding sequence GTGGCAGCCCTTCTTCTGGTTGCAGGACTCGCCGTTCCGGCCGAGGCAGCCACCGTTTATAAGGCATCGCTGCGATCGGCTGCACGTGCACTGCCGGTAGCCGTTGAGCGGAACACCGGTTATGACCGGGACCGCTACTTCGGCTCCTGGAAGGACACGAACCGGGACTGCCAGAACACCAGGGCCGAGGTCCTGATCCAGGAGTCCAAGGTCCGGACCAAGTACACCACTTCCAAAGGGTGCACGGTACGCACCGGCAAATGGGTAACCAGCTGGGACAACCGCACGCACTACTCAGCGTCGGCGGTCCAGATCGACCACCTCGTCCCGGTGCATGAAGCCTGGGGATCCGGCGCACGCACTTGGTCGCAGACCCGTCGTGTCGCCTTCTACAACGACCTCGGCGACGGCCGGGCACTCAGTGCCCAGACGTCCGCTCTGAACTCGGCCAAACAAGCCAAGGGTCCGGAAGCCTGGATGCCGCCGAAGAACCGCTGCAAGTACGTGGCGGACTGGGTTGCGGTGAAAATCCGCTGGGGGCTCAAGGTGGATAGCACCGAGAAGAAGGCCCTGATCAAATACGCAGATTCCTGCGCCGCGACAACCATCACCGTCGCCAAGGTTTAG
- a CDS encoding 3-hydroxyacyl-CoA dehydrogenase family protein → MNPSIENIKHILVIGAGAMGSQIGMVAALAGYRVTVQDIAEDMLAQAKEQLTSRMQANVAKGRASQADADAALGRLAFSTDLAAAAADTDFVIEAATERLELKQHIFTQLGELAPAHAILATNSSTLGSSKVAEASGRPEQVCNMHFFNPALVMKCVEVVRNEATSQATVDTTLELARRFGKEPVLINREIPGFVANRLMGAIQKEALALHTAGIATLEDIDTTAKTALGHPMGPFELMDMVGLDVIDFIAQATYAETNNDADRPDPAITNLVEQGRLGRKTGRGWYDYS, encoded by the coding sequence ATGAATCCCTCGATCGAGAACATCAAGCACATTCTGGTCATCGGCGCCGGCGCCATGGGCTCGCAGATCGGCATGGTCGCCGCCCTCGCCGGCTACCGCGTCACCGTCCAGGACATCGCCGAGGACATGCTCGCCCAGGCCAAGGAACAGCTGACCTCCCGGATGCAGGCCAACGTGGCCAAGGGCCGGGCCAGCCAGGCGGACGCCGACGCCGCACTCGGCCGACTCGCCTTCAGCACGGACCTCGCCGCCGCAGCCGCGGATACCGACTTCGTCATCGAGGCCGCCACCGAACGGCTCGAACTCAAGCAGCACATCTTCACCCAGCTCGGCGAACTCGCACCGGCCCACGCCATCCTCGCCACCAACTCGTCCACCCTCGGCTCCTCGAAGGTCGCCGAAGCCAGCGGCCGGCCCGAACAGGTCTGCAACATGCACTTCTTCAACCCCGCGCTGGTAATGAAATGCGTGGAAGTCGTGCGCAACGAGGCAACGTCGCAGGCCACCGTGGACACCACCCTTGAACTTGCCCGGCGCTTCGGCAAGGAACCCGTCCTGATCAACCGCGAGATCCCCGGCTTCGTCGCCAACCGGCTCATGGGCGCCATCCAAAAGGAAGCCCTCGCCCTGCACACCGCCGGCATCGCCACCCTCGAAGACATCGACACCACCGCCAAAACCGCGCTCGGACACCCCATGGGACCCTTCGAACTCATGGACATGGTCGGCCTGGACGTCATCGACTTCATCGCCCAGGCAACCTACGCCGAAACCAACAACGACGCCGACCGCCCGGACCCCGCCATCACGAACCTCGTCGAACAAGGCCGCCTCGGCCGCAAGACCGGCCGGGGCTGGTACGACTACAGCTAA
- a CDS encoding aldehyde dehydrogenase family protein, with the protein MTSPVQLQHYIDGAWVPGTGSPITSSNPARPDEVVAQGLQAGPAEVEQAMSAAVAAKREWARTPAHERGAVLLRAAVVIEQNAEAWGLELAREEGKTRAEGQGEVLRAAQIFRYYGNDGDRTAGEIFSSPRRGEKILVTRKPLGVVGVVTPFNFPIAIPAWKIAPALAYGNTVVWKPASTVPLLALRLAQALDAAGLPAGVLNLLIGPGSMGNSIVEHPALDGLTFTGSTGVGRRLAAEAAGRGVPVQAEMGGKNAAVVLADADLDLAAEQVMLGAFRSTGQKCTATSRLIVAEAIADEFLATLAERANALAVGDPADPTVQMGPVVNDGARKSISDGIDTALSQGARLIAGGQKYDDDLASGYFIPPTILELPADQELDVWREELFGPVLAVRRAATVEQAFELANDSEFGLSAALFTQDVTRALDAIDDLDVGILHVNSESAGADPHVPFGGAKKSGYGPKEQGAAAKEFFTHTTTVYLRGGTAGV; encoded by the coding sequence ATGACCTCCCCGGTACAGCTTCAGCACTACATCGACGGCGCCTGGGTGCCCGGCACCGGCTCCCCCATCACCAGCTCCAACCCGGCCCGCCCGGACGAAGTTGTCGCGCAGGGACTGCAGGCCGGACCGGCCGAGGTGGAGCAGGCCATGTCCGCCGCCGTGGCAGCCAAGCGCGAGTGGGCGCGCACCCCGGCACACGAGCGCGGCGCCGTGCTGCTCCGCGCCGCCGTCGTCATTGAGCAGAATGCGGAAGCCTGGGGGCTGGAGCTGGCCCGCGAGGAGGGCAAGACACGGGCCGAGGGCCAGGGCGAGGTGCTGCGTGCGGCGCAAATCTTCCGCTACTACGGGAACGACGGCGACCGCACCGCCGGCGAGATCTTCTCCTCTCCGCGACGCGGCGAGAAGATCCTCGTCACGCGCAAGCCGCTGGGCGTGGTCGGCGTAGTCACCCCGTTCAATTTCCCCATCGCGATCCCGGCGTGGAAGATCGCCCCGGCCCTGGCCTACGGCAACACCGTGGTCTGGAAACCGGCGAGCACCGTGCCGCTGCTGGCGCTGCGGCTGGCCCAGGCGCTGGATGCCGCGGGCCTGCCGGCCGGCGTGCTGAACCTGCTGATCGGACCGGGTTCGATGGGCAACTCCATCGTGGAACATCCGGCGCTGGACGGGCTGACCTTCACCGGCTCCACCGGTGTCGGCCGCCGTTTGGCCGCCGAGGCAGCCGGGCGGGGCGTTCCGGTGCAGGCCGAGATGGGCGGCAAGAACGCCGCCGTCGTCCTCGCCGACGCGGACCTCGATCTCGCCGCGGAACAAGTCATGCTCGGTGCGTTCCGCTCCACCGGGCAGAAGTGCACCGCCACCTCGCGGCTCATCGTGGCCGAGGCCATCGCCGACGAGTTCCTCGCCACCCTGGCCGAACGCGCCAACGCGCTGGCGGTCGGCGACCCGGCCGACCCAACCGTCCAGATGGGCCCGGTGGTCAACGACGGCGCCCGCAAGTCCATCAGCGACGGCATCGACACCGCCCTCTCGCAGGGCGCGCGGCTGATCGCCGGCGGCCAAAAGTACGACGACGACCTCGCCTCCGGTTACTTCATCCCACCAACCATCCTGGAGCTCCCCGCGGATCAGGAGCTCGACGTCTGGCGCGAGGAACTGTTCGGGCCCGTGCTGGCCGTCCGCCGGGCTGCCACCGTGGAGCAGGCGTTCGAACTGGCCAACGACAGCGAGTTCGGGCTCTCCGCCGCACTGTTCACCCAGGACGTCACCCGCGCACTGGACGCAATCGACGACCTTGACGTCGGCATCCTGCACGTGAACTCCGAATCCGCCGGCGCCGACCCGCATGTGCCCTTCGGCGGCGCAAAGAAGTCCGGCTACGGCCCCAAGGAACAGGGCGCCGCGGCCAAGGAATTCTTCACCCACACCACCACCGTCTACCTGCGCGGCGGAACGGCCGGAGTTTAA